TCGCGCCTGATGTTCGCCAGCGCATCCTCACCACCTTCGAGCAGACCCTCGATCTGGCGGAACAGGGAAGCCGCAAGGAGGCGATTCTCGGTTGCGACTTCATCCTGAGGATGGATCCGCGCTTCCAGCCGGCGCGGGATCTCCTGGCCCAGCTCAACGACACCACCGGGCCGCTCGATGTGGCCCCCTACCGGGGCGCTTTGGACGGTGGGTCGGGAGAGGCTGCGGCCGATGGTCCCTCTGAGCCGGAGACGCTGGAGCCGAGCCCCGACAAGGCGCGCGATGCGGAAAGTCTCTTTGGCGATCTCGATGAACTGGACCTGGGCGACGAACCGCCGCCGCCCACCACCGTCGACGAGTTGGAAGCGGCTCTGTCGGCGAAGCTCGCCCGGCGCGACTTTTCCGGCGTCGCCCATCTCGCCGAGCGGTCGCCGCAGGAACTGCTGGCGCACCCGCGGGTGAGCGCGGTGGTGGAAGCGGCCGCCTCGCGCCGCGAGTCGGCCCCTTACGTTCAGAAGTTCCTCGAATCCGCCCGCCAGGCGGTGGATTCCGGCAACGTCGAAGAGGCGCGCTCCTTTCTCGACAAGGCCCATCAGCTCGACCCGACGCATCCCGGCCTACAGCCGCTCCTCGATCTGGCGGCCTCGCGCCAGGCGGCGGCCGCTGAGCCGGCGGAGGAGGCGGATGAGATGTCCGGCTGGGATCTCTCGGTGGAGGAAGAGGAGTCGCCGACAGCCGCGCCGGGGTTGGGCGCGGCCCCAACAGCCGCTGCGCCGGAAGCCGATCCGCTGGAACTCGAACCGCCGCCGCACCTCGAAACGCCCACGGCCAGTGTGCCTTCTCCCTCGGTGCCGGCTGCGGAAGCTCCCGGCAGGGCCTCTTCATCGACCACCCGCTCCGAGGGCGCGGAACGCATCGCCGGCCTGCTGGCCGAGGGGCAGGACGCCTTCGATCAAGGCCAGTACCAGACCGCCATCGACGCCTGGTCGCGAATTTTCCTGATCGATGTGGATCACGACGAGGCGTCGCGCCGCATCGAAGAAGCCCGGCGCCTGAAGGCCGAACAGGAACGCAAGGCAGAGGAGTTGTTCCACGATGCGGTGGGGCGTCTAGAGGCCGGCGACAGCGCCGGAGCGCAGAGTGGACTGCAAGAGGTGCTGGCCCTGCAGCCGGGCCATCTCACCGCCAAGGAGTACCTGGAACAACTCGCCGAAGGCGGCACTCCGGTAGTGGTGCGGCGCGACCAGCGGCCGACCACCGGGCCGTTCCAGAAGCCGGACCTCTCCTCCGGCGGTCCGGTCGTCGCGGCGCCGTCGACGTCGCCCGCTTCCGGTCCCGTGGCGGTGGAGGATCCCTCGCTGCCGGAGATCGAGGGGGGGGCGGACCTGCCCCTCGGCGCCGGGGTACCCACCGGCACCGTTCCGTTGCCCCCACCGAGCGCCTCGCTGGAGGTGGAGTCCCCTCCGACGGCACCGCCGCCGCGAGCCAAGGCGGATGGCGGCGCCGGGCGGCGCTTTTTGCTCATCGGAAGCCTGGTGTTCGTGCTGGCCGTCGCACTGCTCTATTTTCTCTACCTGAACCGCGGCCGTTTCTTCCCCAACGCGCGCGAGGAAACGACGGTCACCCAAGCGGCGGAAGATCCCATCGCCCGCGCCACCTCGCTGTACGAGGAAGGCCAAACGGATGTCGCCCTGAACCTGCTGCGCCGCATGCCGCCGCAGGCGCCTCGCTATGCCGAGGCGCGGGCGTTGATCTCCCAATGGGAGGCCGCCGAGCAGGCGGCGCAGGCGGCGGCCGAAGAGGTAGAGCCGGAGCCGGTGATTGACTTCGAGCGCCGCCAGCAGTTGATCGACGAAGCGCGCCGCCGGTTCGCCGGCGGCGAAGCGATCGCGGCCCGCGAACTGCTCGCCGAGGCGAAGAACATGGCGCCCTTCGAGGGCGAAGAGTTGGACTTCGAGCGCTCTGTCGATCAGCGGCTCGAGCCGCTGGAGCGCTACGTCGCCCTGTATGAAGGCGGCGACTATGAGTTCGGCCTGCCGGATCTCTGGCGGATGCACTCCAACGACCCGGACAATCCGGACGTTCGCCGCTTGATCACCGGTTCCTACTACAACCTGGCGGTGACGGATCTACAGCGGGGCGACGCCGAGTCGGCCTACGAGAAACTCGGCGAGGCCCTGGGAGTGACTCCCGGAGATCCGGTGCTGGAGCGACATCATCGTTTCGCCGAGGCCTATCAGGACCGCACCAAGGACCTGCAGTACCGCATCTACGTCAAGTACCTGCCGGTACGGTGAGGCGGTAAGTGAACGATCGCCGCGACGAACCTTGGCTGTTCGATCTCGACTTCGGAGACTCTTCCAAAGAAGAGCAGGAGGAAGACGAGGCGGGCGTAGACGAACCGAGCGTGGCGAGCGAGGAGTCCCAAGCCGCTGCCGCGGACGAAGCGCCCGCTCCCGCGGACTTCGCCTTCGGCGAGGAGTCCGCTGCGCCGCGCGATTCCTTTCCCTTTGACGATCCTCCCTCCGAACTCCCGAAGCCCCTGAGTCCCGACGAACTGCCGCTGTTTTCGGATCAGCCGTCAGAGGCGGTGACCGCCGTTCCTGCGGCGGCGGAATCACCCGCAGCGCCGGTCCTGCCGCTCGCAGACGACGGCGAGCCGGCCGCTGGTCCGGTGCCGGTCGAGGCCTCCGCCGAAACATCGGCCGGCGGCGGGATCGCCGCCTTCCGCGAGCGGGCGGTGGCGGTGGCGGTCGACGGCCTCCTGTTGGTGACGGTACTCGGACTGTGCCTGCTCGGCTCGATGGCGGTCGGCGGCCCCGGCAGTCCGTTGGCCCACGCCCTGCCCTTCGGCACCTTTCTGGTGGTCTTCTCCTTCGTCTACTCGGTGGTCAGCCTGGCCTTCTGGGGACAGACTCCGGGAATGGCGATCGCCGGAGTGGTGGCGCGGGCGCCGGGGGATCAACCGCTGACCTTCGGCCAGACCGGCATGCGCTGGCTCGGCGGGTTGTTGACGGTAGCCCTCGCCGGACTTCCTTTCCTCCTCTCCCTCACCGGCCGTTCCCTGGCGGACCGCCTGAGCGGCAGCGAGACCTTCCAGGTTTCCTAGCTGGATCGACCTAGGCGGTGCGTAACGGCGGCGCTCTGCTACTTGAGCAGAGCGCTTCCGAGCCCGAAGGGCGAGGCGACGCCAGAGGCCTCGAGGAAGGGGGTGAGCCTCCAAGAATGACCCTTCTTGGAGGCGAGGGGGCGGTCCCGCGTGCGGGCGCCTAGCCCCCGTGAGAACGCAGATAGCGGGCGACCGCCCAGGCCATCCACAGGTTGGCGACGAACGTTGTCAGGGCGAAGACCTCCAGCGAATAGCCACTCGGCCAGAGGGCCACCAAGCCGCCGCCCTGATAGAGCAGGCCGTAGGGCCGAAAGGCGCCGAGGGACAGGCCGCCCACGGCGTAGAAGGAGTGGCCGAGCAGCAACAGCCAGAGGGCCGGCAGCGCCCAGGCCAGCCCGGAGGTGAGAAGCAGCGCGGAGAGTGCTGCGGCGATCAGCGAGGTGTTGCCCTGCACCCGGAAGACCCAGCGCGACAGGCCGCCTTGGCCTTGGGCGGTCGGTCGGCCGCTGCTGAAGATGACCGCTCCTTCCACCGCGCCTCCGGCGAGCACCGCCACGGACCAGAGAATCAGCGAACCGGCGTAGCCGAAGGATTTGTGCACCGTGGTCGTCGCCAGGGCGGCCGCCGGCAGCAGGACTGCCCAGGCGATCCACGACCAGGGGCCTCGCAGGTAGGGTCGGCTGGCCTCCTCGAAGCGCGCCCGCACCTCGTCCAGGCCTTCCTGTCCGGAGGGGTCGGAAGAGCTGGCGAAGAGCGGATCGTATTCGGAAGGGGGCATGGTCGTCGGCCTCACGAGATCATACGTCCTGGCCGCGGCTCCGTTGGTCCGCGATGCCCGACGGGCGGGGTTGACCCTGGCTTTCGGCCGGTGATAGTTTTCTCTCGCCGGGACGGTGGTCTGGAAGGCGTTCGCCTCGACCCCAAACACCCCCGGAAAAACCAGCCGATCTCAGCGGGTATCCACTTCAAGACGACGACCACGGCTCGGAGACCTCCTCTGATCCCTCTTCGTCCGCCCCGCTCCAGGTCTCAGTCGCTCGCGATGGCTGGCGTTCATTGAGGAATTTTCGACGCATGGCGAAACGGACCCGCTCACCGGGCATGCGCTACCTCGGTATCGGTTTCGAGTTGGCGGCGGCCGTAGCGGGACTGACGCTTCTCGGTTTCTGGATCGACCGGCACTTCGGGAGTGAGCCGTGGGGCTTGCTGATCGGGTTGACGGTCGGTTTGGTCGGCGGTCTGTACAACCTGGTGCGAGGGACGTTGTCTTCGCTCAGGCGCGATGCCGAGCAGGCTTTGCCCTTGGATGAGGAGCGTTCGTGACGGATTCCGACGACGTGGGTAGTCCGGTGTCCCGGCGAATGCTCCGGTTCGCGCTCCTGGCGGCAGCGATCGCCTGGGTGATCGGGCTCCTCGGTTGGCTGCCGGTGCGCAACTGGGTGGGAGATGTCGGCCCACCGGCCCTGTGGGCCGCCTGCGCCGCCAGTTGGGTGGCGTCGATGGTCGGCGCGCTGCCGATGGTGGTGGGCCGCCGCGCCGGCGAACCGATCGTGGTTCGAGCGCTGGCCGCCACCGGCCTGAGGTTGATCACCACGCTGGTTCTTGGGCTGGTGTTCGGCGTCGGCTTCGGGCTCGAGCCGCGAGTGCTGCTGGTCGGTTTGGCGGTCAGTTACGCCGCCCTTCTGGCGGTGGACACCTGGTTCGCCCTCGGGCTGGCGAAGGCGGATTCGGCGGTGGGTTCAACGAAGTAGCGGGACGGAAGCTGCGAATACTGATGAAGGTGAACGAGAGATGAACCTCTTGAGTCTTGGACAGCACGGCTTGAAGCTCGACGGATGGGATCTGTTGGCTCGGTTTGGGTTCTCGCGGCTCGGTATGGGCTCGGGAGATCCCATCGATCACGTCGTTCAGCACCCGCTGCACACCGAGGAGGCGCATCTCGGAATGCTCACGCCGAACGGCGTGGTCACCCTGCTTTCGGATCAGATTGTGGTGATGATTCTCGCCGCCCTGCTGCTGATGATTTTTCTGCCCCTGATGGTGCGCAAGCGCAAGGGCAGCGACGAGGTCGGCCGGCTGGTGCCCGCCGGCGGCGCGAATTTGATCGAGTCCGTCTGCCACTACCTGCGCAAGGACATGGCCGAGCCGTTGCTCGAGGACTACACGGACCGCTTCATCAAATACATCTGGACCGTATTCTTTTTCATCCTGACGATGAACCTGCTGGGCCTGTTGCCCATCGCCGCCATCTCGATGGGGCTTTTCGGAAAGCACATCGGCGGCACGCCGACGGCCAACATCTGGGTCACCACGACCCTCGCCCTGACTACCTTGGGCATGCTGATCGTCAATGGTCTGCGGCTGGGCGGCCTCGACTACATCAAGCACTTCAATCCAGGTCCCTGGTGGATGGCGCCGCTGCTGGTGCCCCTCGAACTGGTGGGGCTGGTGGCCAAGGCGGCCTCTCTGGCGATCCGGCTGTTCGCCAACATGGTCGCCGGCCACATTTTGCTGGCGGTGCTGCTGGGCTTCATCATCTCGGTGGGCTCGGCGTCCGGCGCCGCCGCCGGCTTCGCAATCTCGCTGCCGGTGGTGGCCGGCAGCGTCGCGATCAATCTCTTGGAAATTTTCGTCGCCTTCCTGCAGGCGTACATTTTTACGTTTTTGACCACGTTGTTCCTCGGTATGTCGGTGATTTTCCACCACGAAGACCATGCGGAGGCGCACGCTCACTGATGTGAAGAATGTTGCGGAGGCCTTGGCCGAGAACGTCGGCGAAGGTGGAAGTGACTCGCACTACGAGGTCGATCGGAGGGGTCGGCCCACGGTTGACCAAGAAAGGAATTCTGGAGAGATGAGCAAGAAAGCTGCAAAGGTCGCATTGGCCATGTTCGTCGTGGGCTTGGCTCTGATGTTCGTGCCGACCCTCGCCGCCCAGGAAGCGGGTGGAGTGACCACCGGACTCGGACTGCAGAAGCTGGGTGGCGCCATCGGTGCCGGCCTGGCGGCGATCGGCGCCGGTATGGGTATCGGTCGCATCGGCGCCGGTGCTGTGGAGTCCATCGCCCGTCAGCCCGAGGCGACGGGTCAGATTCAGACCGCCATGATCATCAGCGCCGCGCTGATCGAGGGCGCCGCGCTGTTCGGCGTCGTCGTCGGCATGCTCGCTGTGACGGCCGGTTGATTCAACGCCGTTTCCGCGGGGCCGACGGAGGATCGGTCGGCCCCGGCGGCCATCCATTGAGGGCGCCTTCGAGGAGAGGGTGCCGTGTACAAGGGCATGGTGCTATGCGCAAGATCGAGACATTCTCGATGATCCGGCGGTGGTCCCTGATCGGGCTGTCCTCGCTGTTCCTGGTGGCCCCCGTGTGGGCGGCCGAAGGGGGCGGGGAATCCGGAAGTCTGTTCGCCGGCGACCTCGGCAACATGATCTGGACCCTGGTCATCTTCGTGATCCTGCTGGTGGTTCTCGGCAAGTTCGCCTGGGGGCCGGTTTTGAACGGACTCCAGTCGCGCGAGCAGTTCATCTTCGACTCTCTGGCCAAGGCCAAGGAAGAGCGCGATCTCGCTTCGGCCAAGCTGGCCGAGTACGAGGAGAAGCTGGCCCAGGCGCGCTCTGAGGTCGAAGAGATTGTGGACGAGGCCCGGCGCGATGCCGCCGTGCTTCGCCAGCGCGAGGAAGAAAAGGCCCAGGAAGAGGCGCAGAAGACTCTCGAACGGGCCAAGCGGGAGATCGAGATCGCCAAGGACACGGCGGTCAAGGATCTCTACTCGCGAGCGACCAGCTTGACCGTCGATGCGGCGTCGCGCATTTTGAAGCGCGAGCTGACGCCGAACGATCACGAGCAGCTGATCGCCGAGTCGATCGCCGCCATCGAGAAGATCAACCCGAACTGAGCCGGAAGGTCGAGGAACGAGCATGTCGAGCTTCAGTGACGACCAGATCGCCGTGGCGCAGGTCTACAGCAAGGCCATGCTGGCCCTAGCTCAACAGGCGGAGGCACAGCAGGCCGGCGCGGTCGATGACCTGCGCGAGGAGCTGCAGTCCATTGCCCGTCTGATCGAGCGCGATGAGACCTTTCGCGCCTTCCTGTCGTCGCCGTTGGTCGACTCCGACAAGCGGCGGGAAAGCTTGGAGAAGACCTTCCGCGGCAAGGCGAGCGATCTGCTGGTGGACTCCCTCCAGGTCTTGAACCGCAAGGGCCGCATCCACCTGGTGCCGGCCATCGCCTTTACCTATCGCCAGGAGTTGAACCAACTCCAGGGGCGGGTGGAAGCCCGGGTGATCTCGGCGGTGGCCCTTTCCGACCCGCAGCGCGAGCGGATTCGCGCGGCGGTCAAGGGAGCCACCGGCAAGGATGCCACCCTCGATGAGCAGGTCGATCCCTCGCTGATCGGAGGCATGGTGGTGCAGATTGGAGATCAGAAGGCCGATTCGAGCGTCGCCACGCGCCTAACCAACTTGAGCGACAAGCTCCTGAACCGTGCATCGCGCCAGATTCATCGCGGCGCGCACGTCGAGAACTGAGGAACCGCAAAATGAAGTTCAAAGTCGACGAGATCGCTTCCGTCATTTCGGAGGAGATTCAGCAATACCGCGGCGAGGCGGATCTCGCCGAGGTCGGCCGAGTGCTCGAGGTCGGTGACGGCATCGCCCGGGTCTACGGCCTGGGCAACGCCATGGCCAGCGAGCGGCTGGTGTTCGAAAACGGCGCCTCGGGCCAGGTGTTCAACCTGGAAGAGAATTCCGTCGGTGTCGTCATCCTCGGCGATTACCTCGGCATCAAGGAGGGCGACGAGGTGCGGCGCACCGGTGAGTTGCTCTCGGTGCCGGTGGGCGAGGAGATGGTCGGCCGCGTGGTCAACCCTTTGGGTGAGCCCCTCGATGGCCTCGGCGTGATCGAGACTCCGCATCGCCGTCCAATGGAGTTCAAGGCCCCCGGCATCGCCGAGCGGCAGCCGGTGACGGAGCCGCTGCAGACGGGCATTAAGGCGATCGACAGCATGATCCCGATCGGCCGCGGCCAGCGCGAGCTGATCATCGGCGATCGCAAGACCGGCAAAACCGCCATCGCCATCGACACCATCCTGAACCAGCGCGACAGCGGGGTGATCTGCGTCTACGTGGCGGTCGGCCAGAAGGACTCGACGGTCGCCGCGGTGGTCGAGAAGCTGCGCGAAGAAGGCGCCATGGACTACACCATCGTAGTGGCCGCTTCTGCTTCCGATCCGGCGCCGCTTCAGTACATCGCCCCCTACGCCGGCGCGGCGATGGCCGAATACTTCATGTACCAGGAAGGCCGCGCGACGCTGTGCGTCTACGACGACCTGTCGAAGCAGGCCCAGGCGTACCGCCAGCTCTCGCTGCTGCTGCGCCGGCCACCGGGCCGCGAAGCCTACCCGGGCGATGTTTTCTACCTGCACTCTCGCTTGCTCGAGCGTAGCGTCAAGCTGCGCGAGGAGTTCGGCATCGTGCCGCAGGACACGCCGGAGGATTCGACGGATCGTTCCATCGTCCGCAAGCATCCGGAAGGCCTGGCGGCGCCGGAAGAGCACCGTCCGGACGAGGCCACCGGCCTCTATCACCGGCACGAGGGCCAAGAGCGCGCCGAGGCGTGGCTCGCCAGTCTCGACGACAGGGACCAGTACCGGGTCCACAAGTA
This is a stretch of genomic DNA from Acidobacteriota bacterium. It encodes these proteins:
- the atpE gene encoding ATP synthase F0 subunit C yields the protein MFVPTLAAQEAGGVTTGLGLQKLGGAIGAGLAAIGAGMGIGRIGAGAVESIARQPEATGQIQTAMIISAALIEGAALFGVVVGMLAVTAG
- the atpA gene encoding F0F1 ATP synthase subunit alpha produces the protein MKFKVDEIASVISEEIQQYRGEADLAEVGRVLEVGDGIARVYGLGNAMASERLVFENGASGQVFNLEENSVGVVILGDYLGIKEGDEVRRTGELLSVPVGEEMVGRVVNPLGEPLDGLGVIETPHRRPMEFKAPGIAERQPVTEPLQTGIKAIDSMIPIGRGQRELIIGDRKTGKTAIAIDTILNQRDSGVICVYVAVGQKDSTVAAVVEKLREEGAMDYTIVVAASASDPAPLQYIAPYAGAAMAEYFMYQEGRATLCVYDDLSKQAQAYRQLSLLLRRPPGREAYPGDVFYLHSRLLERSVKLREEFGIVPQDTPEDSTDRSIVRKHPEGLAAPEEHRPDEATGLYHRHEGQERAEAWLASLDDRDQYRVHKYPDSGGSMTALPVIETLEGEVSAYIPTNVISITDGQIYLEPDLFFAGVRPAVNVGISVSRVGGNAQRKAMKKISGSLRLDLASFRDLEAFAQLGTELDAASQRQLDRGKRMTELLKQPQYVPYNVNDQILSIFAGTQGYLDDLPVDRVLEFEHRLLAVFRDEFPELVDELDEKQAISDELNEKVRNVIETAKAAFVREIQEDQED
- a CDS encoding RDD family protein; protein product: MNDRRDEPWLFDLDFGDSSKEEQEEDEAGVDEPSVASEESQAAAADEAPAPADFAFGEESAAPRDSFPFDDPPSELPKPLSPDELPLFSDQPSEAVTAVPAAAESPAAPVLPLADDGEPAAGPVPVEASAETSAGGGIAAFRERAVAVAVDGLLLVTVLGLCLLGSMAVGGPGSPLAHALPFGTFLVVFSFVYSVVSLAFWGQTPGMAIAGVVARAPGDQPLTFGQTGMRWLGGLLTVALAGLPFLLSLTGRSLADRLSGSETFQVS
- a CDS encoding AtpZ/AtpI family protein, translating into MAKRTRSPGMRYLGIGFELAAAVAGLTLLGFWIDRHFGSEPWGLLIGLTVGLVGGLYNLVRGTLSSLRRDAEQALPLDEERS
- the atpH gene encoding ATP synthase F1 subunit delta — translated: MSSFSDDQIAVAQVYSKAMLALAQQAEAQQAGAVDDLREELQSIARLIERDETFRAFLSSPLVDSDKRRESLEKTFRGKASDLLVDSLQVLNRKGRIHLVPAIAFTYRQELNQLQGRVEARVISAVALSDPQRERIRAAVKGATGKDATLDEQVDPSLIGGMVVQIGDQKADSSVATRLTNLSDKLLNRASRQIHRGAHVEN
- the atpF gene encoding F0F1 ATP synthase subunit B, producing the protein MRKIETFSMIRRWSLIGLSSLFLVAPVWAAEGGGESGSLFAGDLGNMIWTLVIFVILLVVLGKFAWGPVLNGLQSREQFIFDSLAKAKEERDLASAKLAEYEEKLAQARSEVEEIVDEARRDAAVLRQREEEKAQEEAQKTLERAKREIEIAKDTAVKDLYSRATSLTVDAASRILKRELTPNDHEQLIAESIAAIEKINPN
- the atpB gene encoding F0F1 ATP synthase subunit A, with product MNLLSLGQHGLKLDGWDLLARFGFSRLGMGSGDPIDHVVQHPLHTEEAHLGMLTPNGVVTLLSDQIVVMILAALLLMIFLPLMVRKRKGSDEVGRLVPAGGANLIESVCHYLRKDMAEPLLEDYTDRFIKYIWTVFFFILTMNLLGLLPIAAISMGLFGKHIGGTPTANIWVTTTLALTTLGMLIVNGLRLGGLDYIKHFNPGPWWMAPLLVPLELVGLVAKAASLAIRLFANMVAGHILLAVLLGFIISVGSASGAAAGFAISLPVVAGSVAINLLEIFVAFLQAYIFTFLTTLFLGMSVIFHHEDHAEAHAH